The proteins below are encoded in one region of Penicillium psychrofluorescens genome assembly, chromosome: 4:
- a CDS encoding uncharacterized protein (ID:PFLUO_006165-T1.cds;~source:funannotate) produces the protein MAQFSPHGPATSLSRPSTWHFDIDRFINPFLPAPRWHLIPKPLAHMLGHRENTPKTLGNIALAFWSIIGVFCGLALVAEVSKRVPSFESRDAPTIIGSFGAAAVLEFCAIDSPFSQPRNAIISQIFACTIGVGISKLFALNPHAEAYTELGGALACALTVGVMVLTNTVHPPAGATSLLAVTNSQTAGLGWFLFPVMLLGIALMQAAALLINNIQRRFPLYWWTSQPLAPPRQDEEVNRHKDGGTTIPSRYEESLTDEPRRLVVKRGDVLVPDGVDLNEEERRVLMKLSERV, from the exons ATGGCTCAATTCTCACCGCATGGTCCGGCCACGTCCCTCTCTCGGCCGTCGACATGGCACTTTGATATTGATCGCTTCATCAACCCGTTTCTTCCGGCGCCGAGATGGCATTTGATCCCGAAGCCGCTGGCCCATATGCTTGGGCACCGGGAGAATACCCCGAAAACCCTGGGCAACATCGCCCTTGCCTTTTGGTCCATCATCGGCGTCTTTTGCGGCCTGGCCCTGGTGGCGGAGGTGTCGAAGCGAGTGCCATCGTTTGAATCGAGAGATGCACCGACAATTATCGGCAGTTTT ggcgccgccgccgtcctTGAATTCTGCGCCATCGACTCGCCCTTTTCACAACCCCGCAACGCAATCATCAGCCAGATCTTCGCCTGCACCATCGGCGTGGGCATCTCCAAGCTCTTTGCCCTAAATCCGCACGCAGAGGCCTACACCGAACTCGGCGGCGCACTAGCCTGCGCCCTAACGGTGGGTGTCATGGTGCTCACGAACACGGTGCACCCGCCAGCGGGCGCAACCTCGCTTCTGGCGGTGACCAACTCTCAGACCGCGGGGCTGGGCTGGTTCCTCTTTCCggtgatgctgctgggcatCGCGCTCATGCAGGCCGCTGCGTTGTTGATCAATAATATCCAGCGCCGCTTTCCGCTGTACTGGTGGACCTCGCAGCCTTTGGCTCCACCGAGacaggatgaggaagtgAATCGCCACAAGGATGGGGGGACGACCATCCCTAGTCGTTATGAGGAGAGTTTAACGGATGAGCCGAGGAGATTGGTCGTGAAGCGGGGAGATGTTCTGGTGCCCGATGGAGTGGACCTgaacgaggaagagaggCGGGTGCTGATGAAGCTTAGCGAGCGTGTTTAA
- a CDS encoding uncharacterized protein (ID:PFLUO_006167-T1.cds;~source:funannotate), translating into MIEDDIYRTSSQFRLWSYTETSLQSLRANTNAAAIERVRTALRRAREAQQSTASSAVGTPITSQPGSESEGRGNEEKEIDCLTPEEELVFVRYYCEQLLELGETYKPPLPTLVRATAIQYLRRFYLSNSPMTYNPKQIMACALFVATKTENYYMSLRQFADGIPGNTTTEDVLAPEFLLMQGLRFTFDIRHPFRGLEGGAMELTAIAQGNGQPAPHMVHQTPEDLRQGLMSIAPPPVPSSSITDRIGRAHGTTREMLKSAAQMTDVYFLYTPSQIWLSAFLLADRPLTEFYLDTKLGGPLTSTTASTEDPNNNLQNPLYDLRTKVLAILNDCAALLQSYMPLSSDPAQMKNLKRIAKKLYHCQNPEKVNLAAIQKRGSQLPPSGAASSAAADSGPVTSESESDRLAKKRKLDREQKTRNADPFGPELVPDRTKGH; encoded by the exons ATgatcgaagacgacatcTACCGCACATCCTCCCAGTTCCGGTTATGGTCCTACACCGAAACCTCTTTACAGTCTCTACGCGCCAACACCAATGCCGCTGCCATCGAGCGCGTGCGAACGGCCTTACGCCGGGCCCGTGAGGCGCAACAATCGACTGCATCCTCTGCTGTGGGAACACCGATAACGAGCCAGCCAGGGAGCGAAAGTGAAGGCAGGGGaaacgaggagaaggagattgaCTGTTTAACTCCAGAGGAAGAGCTGGTTTTTGTACGGTATTACTGTGAGCAGTTGCTGGAGCTTGGGGAGACCTACAAACCGCCGCTGCCCACACTGGTCCGG GCCACCGCAATCCAGTACCTGCGCCGTTTCTATTTGTCCAACTCGCCCATGACCTACAACCCGAAACAAATCATGGCGTGCGCGCTCTTCGTTGcgaccaagaccgagaaCTATTACATGTCCCTACGGCAATTTGCCGATGGCATCCCAGGAAACACGACCACTGAGGATGTCCTGGCCCCCGAGTTCCTGCTCATGCAGGGACTGCGCTTCACATTCGACATTCGACACCCATTCCGCGGCCTCGAAGGCGGCGCCATGGAGCTCACGGCCATCGCCCAAGGCAATGGCCAGCCAGCACCTCACATGGTGCACCAAACACCAGAAGACCTTCGCCAGGGCCTAATGTCCATCGCTCCTCCTCCCgttccctcctcctcgattACAGACCGCATCGGACGCGCGCACGGCACCACGCGCGAGATGCTCAAGTCCGCCGCGCAGATGACAGACGTCTACTTCCTCTACACACCCTCCCAAATCTGGCTCTCAGCGTTTCTCCTCGCAGACCGCCCCCTCACCGAATTCTACCTCGATACGAAACTCGGCGGACCACTCACAAGCACCACCGCCTCAACAGAGGACCCTAACAACAACCTCCAAAACCCACTCTACGATCTCCGCACGAAAGTCCTCGCCATCCTAAACGACTGCGCTGCCCTCCTCCAATCTTACATGCCTCTCTCATCCGACCCAGCGCAGATGAAGAATCTCAAGCGCATCGCGAAGAAGCTATATCACTGCCAGAACCCAGAAAAGGTCAATCTAGCCGCAATCCAAAAGCGCGGATCTCAGCTTCCTCCATCCGGGGCCGCGTCTagcgctgctgctgactcTGGGCCCGTCACCTCTGAGAGCGAGTCGGATCGACTAgcgaagaagcggaagcTGGACCGAGAGCAGAAGACTCGCAACGCTGATCCGTTTGGGCCGGAGCTGGTGCCGGACCGGACTAAGGGGCACTGA
- a CDS encoding uncharacterized protein (ID:PFLUO_006170-T1.cds;~source:funannotate) yields MVFLPPKHLSPLGHVPDHIPISEFMLNEQHGRVPHAVSKDPYTCGLSGKTYSSREVVDRVDFMVRGLAKEFGWTPNQGSEWDKTVGVFAVNTIDALPFFWAVHRLGGILTPANAAYSADELRHQLLDSGAKALFTCAPLLSTALEAAAKVGFPKDKIYLLDVPEQILGGVNPPTEYKTISQIEQAGRSLPALEPLNWGPGEGARRTAFLCYSSGTSGLPKGVMISHRNVIANTLQVTAFEKTWRESQVPSGTKTPFTDVSLGLLPQSHIYALVVICHAGTYRGDQTIVLPKFELKSYLASIQRFKISSLFLVPPIIINMLRSHDVCSKYDLSSVRSLFTGAAPLGMETAADFQKLYPNVAVRQGYGLTETCTVVSSTHPEDIWLGSSGTLVPGFEAKIVTAEGKEITAYDTPGELVTRSPSVVIGYLNNDKANKETFEDGWMRTGDEAVVRVSPNGNEHIFIVDRIKELIKVKVRDPTSSLKSGKAATNLSLKQGMQVAPAELESHLLTHPAVTDCAVIAVPDEAAGEVPKAIVVKSGSAGDDEAAIQAIKKHVEDHKARHKWLKGGVRFIDAIPKSASGKILRRFLRDQEKEQRRKAGVKL; encoded by the exons ATGGTTTTTTTGCCTCCAAAACATCTCAGCCCGCTAGGGCATGTTCCTGACCACATCCCCATCAGTGAGTTCATGCTCAATGAGCAGCATGGGCGCGTGCCACATGCGGTGTCGAAGGACCCCTATACCTGCGGTCTCAGCGGCAAAACATACTCTTCGCGCGAAGTCGTCGATCGCGTGGATTTCATGGTGCGCGGCCTAGCGAAGGAGTTTGGCTGGACACCGAATCAGGGGTCTGAATGGGATAAGACCGTGGGGGTCTTCGCCGTGAACACG ATCGACGCATTGCCATTTTTCTGGGCGGTTCATCGCCTTGGTGGGATTCTCACACCCGCCAACGCAGCGTACTCGGCGGATGAGCTGCGGCACCAGCTGCTCGACTCGGGGGCAAAGGCTCTATTCACATGTGCTCCATTGCTGTCGACTGCATTGGAGGCTGCAGCCAAGGTCGGCTTTCCCAAGGATAAGATCTACTTGCTAGATGTGCCAGAGCAGATCCTCGGAGGGGTCAACCCCCCGACAGAGTACAAAACCATCTCCCAGATTGAGCAGGCGGGAAGATCTCTCCCAGCGTTGGAGCCTCTGAACTGGGGCCCCGGTGAGGGTGCCCGGCGGACTGCTTTCTTGTGTTATTCGAGTGGGACGTCTGGATTGCCC AAAGGAGTAATGATTTCGCACCGAAATGTCATCGCCAACACGCTACAGGTCACTGCCTTTGAAAAGACCTGGCGCGAGTCGCAGGTTCCTTCCGGAACCAAGACTCCGTTCACTGATGTCTCCCTCGGCCTTCTACCCCAGAGCCACATCTATGCtctggtggtgatctgcCATGCCGGTACTTACCGCGGCGATCAAACGATTGTTCTCCCCAAGTTCGAGTTGAAGTCGTACCTGGCCTCTATTCAGCGCTTCAAGATCTCTTCGCTGTTCCTG GTTCCTCCAATCATCATCAATATGCTGCGCAGTCATGACGTCTGCTCCAAGTACGATTTGAGCTCCGTCCGCTCTCTCTTCACTGGTGCAGCGCCACTCGGCATGGAAACGGCTGCCGATTTCCAGAAACTGTACCCCAACGTGGCCGTCCGGCAAGGCTACG GCCTGACCGAAACATGCACGGTGGTCAGCTCAACCCATCCCGAAGATATCTGGCTCGGTTCATCCGGCACACTCGTCCCCGGCTTCGAGGCCAAGATCGTGACGGCAGAGGGTAAAGAGATCACTGCGTACGATACGCCCGGCGAGCTTGTCACCCGCAGCCCAAGCGTGGTGATCGGCTACTTGAACAACGACAAGGCAAACAAGGAGACCTTTGAAGACGGATGGATGCGCACAGGAGACGAAGCAGTGGTTCGCGTCAGCCCCAATGGAAACGAACACATCTTTATCGTCGACCGTATCAAGGAACTGATCAAGGTCAAGGTTCGCGATCCCACTTCATCTCTCAAGTCTGGAAAGGCAGCGACTAATCTTTCTCTCAAACAGGGCATGCAAGTCGCACCCGCCGAACTGGAATCCCACCTCCTCACGCACCCGGCCGTCACCGACTGTGCTGTTATCGCCGTGCCGGACGAGGCGGCAGGCGAGGTGCCCAAGGCCATCGTGGTCAAGTCGGGCTCGGcgggcgatgacgaggctGCTATTCAGGCGATAAAGAAACACGTCGAGGACCATAAGGCGCGACACAAGTGGCTGAAGGGGGGTGTGAGGTTTATCGATGCCATCCCGAAGAGCGCAAGTGGCAAGATCTTGCGCCGGTTTCTACGGgaccaggagaaggagcagcgGAGAAAGGCCGGAGTCAAGTTGTAA
- a CDS encoding uncharacterized protein (ID:PFLUO_006166-T1.cds;~source:funannotate), giving the protein MVSASKAARMAKRADDPKKKGGKAGKGTDTPPLLDANGDPLPAEDQPATTDAKMKEVEKLTTQMDKHGLSDRVTTGVLSSLPASRDAKITSVSLVFHGKVLITDSTLELNFGRRYGLLGENGCGKSTLLKAIASREFPIPEHIDIYLLNEGAPPSDLGALEWVVREAQNQLDGMEKKAEEILEHDGPDSPILEDLYDRMDKMDPSTFHTRASLILTGLGFNKVTIHKKTKDMSGGWRMRVALAKALFVKPSLLLLDDPTAHLDLEACVWLEEYLKKWERTLVLVSHSMDFLNGVCTTMLDMRMKQLLYYGGNYDSYSKTREEQETNQTKAYNKQQEEIQHIKKFIASAGTYANLVRQAKSRQKILDKMEADGFIQPVIPDRVFTFRFADVEKLPPPVLSFDDVSFSYSGSWDDTLYEHLDFGVDMDSRTALVGPNGVGKSTLLRLMTGKLSPIGGAVSRHTHLKLGVYSQHSAEQLDLTKSSLDFVRDKFSSVSQDYQYWRQQLGRYGLSGEGQTALMGTLSEGQKSRIVFALLAIESPNMILLDEPTNGLDIPTIDSLADAINAFSGGVVVVSHDFRLLDKIAKDIMVCEHKTVRRWDGSIGAYKKHLRKKMLDAGAV; this is encoded by the exons ATGGTCTCTGCGTCCAAGGCTGCCCGGATGGCCAAGCGTGCCGATGAtcccaagaagaagggcggcaaggctGGCAAAGGCACTGACACGCCTCCCCTGCTCGATGCCAATGGCGACCCTCTGCCCGCCGAGGACCAGCCTGCCACCACCGACGCTAAAATgaaggaggtcgagaagCTCACAACCCAGATGGACAAGCATGGCCTGTCCGACCGGGTCACCACCGGTGTGCTGTCGTCTCTGCCTGCCTCTCGCGACGCCAAGATCACCTCGGTCTCGCTTGTGTTCCACGGCAAGGTCCTCATCACCGACTCGACCCTCGAACTGAACTTCGGTCGTCGCTACGGCCTGCTGGGTGAGAACGGCTGTGGCAAATCCACActgctcaaggccattgcCTCGCGGGAATTCCCTATCCCCGAGCACATCGACATTTACCTGCTGAACGAGGGTGCCCCTCCCTCGGATCTCGGTGCTTTGGAGTGGGTTGTTCGGGAGGCACAGAACCAGCTCGAcgggatggagaagaaggccgaagaaATTTTGGAGCACGACGGCCCTGACAGCCCGATCCTCGAGGATCTTTATGAC CGCATGGACAAGATGGACCCGTCCACTTTCCACACCCGTGCATCGCTCATTCTGACCGGTCTCGGTTTCAACAAGGTCACCATCCacaagaagaccaaggacATGTCCGGTGGATGGCGGATGCGTGTCGCCCTCGCCAAGGCCCTGTTCGTCAAGCCCTCGCTGCTCCTACTGGACGACCCCACCGCACATTTGGATCTGGAAGCCTGCGTGTGGCTGGAAGAGTACCTGAAGAAGTGGGAGCGTACACTGGTGCTGGTTTCGCACTCGATGGATTTCCTGAACGGTGTTTGCACTACCATGTTGGACATGCGCATGAAGCAGCTGCTCTACTATGGCGGTAACTACGACTCGTACAGCAAGACCCGCGAGGAACAGGAGACGAACCAGACCAAGGCGTACAACAAGCAGCAAGAGGAAATCCAACACATCAAGAAGTTCATTGCCTCGGCCGGTACCTACGCCAACCTGGTGCGCCAGGCCAAGTCGCGCCAGAAGATTCTCGACAAGATGGAAGCCGATGGTTTCATCCAGCCCGTCATCCCCGACCGCGTGTTCACTTTCCGCTTCGCCGATGTCGAGAAATTGCCTCCTCCCGTCCTGTCCTTTGACGACGTCAGCTTTTCCTACTCCGGCTCGTGGGATGACACTCTGTACGAGCACCTCGACTTCGGTGTCGACATGGACTCCCGAACGGCCCTGGTCGGCCCCAACGGTGTCGGCAAGTCCACTCTCCTGCGCCTGATGACCGGCAAGCTGTCCCCGATTGGCGGCGCTGTCAGCCGTCACACTCACCTGAAGCTGGGCGTGTACAGCCAGCACTCCGCCGAGCAGCTCGACCTGACCAAGTCGTCTCTGGACTTCGTGCGTGACAAgttctcctccgtctcccaGGACTACCAGTACTGGCGTCAGCAGCTAGGCCGCTACGGTCTCAGCGGTGAGGGCCAGACTGCGCTCATGGGCACCCTGTCCGAGGGCCAGAAGAGCCGTATCGTCTTCGCCCTGCTTGCCATCGAGTCCCCCAACATgatcctgctggacgagCCGACCAACGGTCTCGATATCCCGACCATTGACTCTCTGGCCGACGCCATCAACGCCTTCAGCGgtggtgtcgtcgtcgtctcCCACGACTTCCGTCTGCTGGACAAGATCGCCAAGGACATCATGGTCTGCGAGCACAAGACCGTCCGCCGCTGGGACGGCAGCATCGGCGCGTACAAGAAGCACCTCCGCAAGAAGATGCTGGACGCCGGCGCTGTCTAG
- a CDS encoding uncharacterized protein (ID:PFLUO_006168-T1.cds;~source:funannotate) yields MASNRIRRMRKEIADIHADSHSQINAEPVGGDDDVTHLRGSFPGPPGTPYEGGTYNIDIKIPEMYPFRPPTMKFETKVWHPNVSSQTGAICLDTLSSAWTPVLTVKSALLSLQSLLCTPEPKDPQDAEVANMFLRKPKEFERVAREWAVLYAGAPRGETSESSKGAAEETQEIAQDNVAQFVPHHALKVFKLTLSHRYDGYNKELVDRFCSMGFDVERVVGAFQLVGVDRRGGQDYELNEGQMGDVTSQLLGE; encoded by the exons ATGGCCAGCAACCGAATCCGGCGGATGAGGAAAGAAATTGCCGACATCCACGCCGACAGCCACTCGCAGATCAACGCGGAGCccgtcggcggcgatgacgatgtcaCACACCTCCGAGGCTCGTTTCCCGGGCCACCGGGGACACCCTATGAGGGAGGGACATacaacatcgacatcaaGATTCCCGAGATGTATCCATTCCGTCCACCCACTATGAAATTTGAAACCAAGGTGTGGCATCCGAATGTCAGCAGCCAAACG GGTGCCATCTGTCTGGACACATTGTCCAGTGCCTGGACTCCCGTCCTAACGGTCAAGTCAGCCCTTCTTTCGTTGCAATCTTTGCTCTGCACACCGGAACCCAAAGACCCTCAAGACGCCGAGGTGGCCAACATGTTCCTGCGGAAACCCAAGGAGTTTGAACGGGTTGCTCGCGAATGGGCAGTTCTCTATGCTGGTGCTCCCCGTGGAGAAACTAGCGAGAGCAGCAAGGGTGCAGCAGAGGAGACTCAAGAAATAGCACAAGATAATGTGGCCCAGTTTGTTCCCCACCACGCTTTGAAGGTCTTTAAGCTCACATTATCCCACAGGTATGATGGATACAACAAAGAATTGGTCGACCGCTTCTGTAGCATGGGATTTGACGTGGAACGAGTCGTTGGTGCCTTCCAACTTGTGGGGGTCgaccggcgaggagggcagGACTATGAGCTGAACGAGGGTCAGATGGGCGATGTGACTTCACAACTTCTGGGGGAGTGA
- a CDS encoding uncharacterized protein (ID:PFLUO_006169-T1.cds;~source:funannotate), which translates to MGNQQSNMGGGTGGDGRDDKDKKKDKPKYEPPPPPTTRIGRKKRKAAGPSTASKLPDIYPTSRCKLRYLRMQRVHDHLLLEEEYVENMERMRKAKAQATQDPVSRGDLDVMDRNADERSRVDDMRGSPMGVGNLEELIDDDHAIVSSATGPEYYVSIMSFVDKDLLEPGASILLHHKSVSVVGVLTEESDPLVSVMKLDKAPTESYADIGGLESQIQEVREAVELPLLHPELYEEMGIKPPKGVILYGAPGTGKTLLAKAVANQTSATFLRIVGSELIQKYLGDGPRLVRQIFQVAAEHSPSIVFIDEIDAIGTKRYESTSGGEREIQRTMLELLNQLDGFDDRGDVKVVMATNKIETLDPALIRPGRIDRKILFETPDQNTKKKIFTLHTSKMSLGDDVDLDEFVNQKDDLSGADIRAICTEAGLMALRERRMRVQMEDFRAARERIMKTKQDGGPVEGLYL; encoded by the exons ATG GGTAACCAGCAGTCTAACATGGGTGGAGGCACCGGCGGTGATGGACGGGACGACAAAGATAAGAAG AAGGACAAGCCCAAATACGaacctcctcccccacccACTACTCGCATCGGtcgcaagaagcgcaaggccgccggCCCAAGCACAGCCTCCAAGCTTCCAGATATCTATCCCACGTCGCGATGTAAGCTGCGGTACCTCCGCATGCAGCGCGTTCATGACCACCTGCTGCTCGAGGAGGAATACGTGGAGAACATGGAGCGCATGCGAAAGGCCAAGGCCCAAGCGACGCAAGACCCGGTCAGCCGAGGCGATCTGGATGTGATGGATCGGAATGCCGATGAGAGGAGCCGTGTTGATGACATGCGAGGCAGCCCGATGGGAGTCGGTAATCTGGAGGAgttgattgatgatgaccatgcGATCGTGTCGAGTGCCACTGGCCCCGAATACTACGTGTCCATCATGTCGTTCGTCGACAAAGATCTCCTGGAGCCCGGTGCCAGTATCCTTCTGCATCACAAGTCAGTCTCCGTCGTTGGTGTGCTGACCGAGGAATCCGATCCCCTGGTCTCCGTCATGAAGCTGGACAAGGCACCCACAGAGTCCTACGCAGATATTGGTGGCCTGGAGTCTCAGATCCAGGAAGTACGAGAGGCCGTGGAGCTGCCGTTGCTACACCCGGAGCTCTACGAGGAGATGGGCATCAAACCGCCAAAGGGTGTGATCCTCTACGGTGCTCCTGGAACTGGAAAGACTCTGCtcgccaaggccgtcgcgAACCAGACAAGCGCAACCTTCCTTCGCATCGTCGGCAGTGAACTGATCCAGAAATACCTGGGTGATGGCCCTCGCTTGGTTAGGCAGATCTTCCAGGTCGCTGCTGAGCACTCCCCGTCCATCGTGTTCAtcgatgagatcgatgccATTGGTACCAAGCGGTACGAGTCAACATCCGGTGGCGAGCGCGAAATCCAGCGGACCATGCTGGAACTTTTGAACCAGCTGGATGGATTTGACGACCGTGGCGATGTGAAGGTCGTCATGGCCACCAACAAGATTGAGACCCTGGATCCAGCCCTGATTCGACCAGGCCGTATCGACCGCAAGATTCTCTTTGAGACCCCGGATC AAAAtaccaagaagaagatcttcaCTCTTCACACGTCGAAGATGTCCCTTGGTGACGACGTTGATCTGGACGAGTTTGTCAACCAGAAAGATGATCTTTCCGGGGCCGATATTCGAGCGATCTGCACGGAAGCCGGTCTGATGGCGCTGCGCGAGCGCCGGATGAGAGTGCAAATGGAAGATTTCCGTGCCGCCCGGGAGCGCATCATGAAGACGAAGCAGGACGGCGGCCCCGTGGAGGGATTGTACCTGTAA